Below is a genomic region from Streptomyces sp. NBC_00461.
GGGGGCATCGCCACCAACCTCGGAGTCGAGTCCACCGCCCGCGCCGCCAAGGACCTCGGCTACGACCTGGTCTTCGCCGAGGACGCCATGGCCGCGTTCACGGCCGCCGAGCACGACGCGTCGGTACGGCTGGACTTCCCACGGCTCGGCACGGTGGTGACGGTGGGCGAGGTGCGGTTCGTGGCGGGCTGACACCCAGGCGGGCGCAGAAGGGCTTCGCACAGCCAGGCCTGCCACAGTCAGGCCTGGCACAGCAAGGCCTGGCGCAGCAAGGCCGATCCCCGCGGCCGGTCGAACAAGCTGAGGCGGGGCCCCTGCGGCGCAGGGGGCGCTCCCCGCCGGCCGGGGCCCCGCCGCCGTGTCGCGGAGAGCCGGTCACCCCTGGGCGGCCGCGGTCCGCAGAGCGATGCGGTCCTCGCCCGCGTACACGTTCATGGAGCTGCCCCGCAGGAAGCCCACCAGGGTCAGCCCGGTCTCGGCGGCCAGGTCCACGGCCAGCGACGAGGGCGCCGAGACCGCCGCCAGGAGCGGGATCCCGGCCATGACCGCCTTCTGCGCCAGCTCGAAGGAGGCGCGGCCCGAGACCAGGAGGATCGTGCGGGACAGCGGCAGGTCGCCGTTCTGCAGGGCGCGGCCCACGAGCTTGTCGACCGCGTTGTGCCGGCCCACGTCCTCCCGTATGTCGAGCAGTTCGCCGTCCTCGGTGAACAGGGCCGCCGCGTGCAGACCCCCGGTCCGGTCGAAGACCCGCTGGGCCGCACGGAGCCGGTCGGGGAGGCTCGCCAGCAGCTCGGGTTCGACGCGGACCGGGGGAGTGTCGGCGATCGGCCAGCGCGCTGTCGTACGCACCGCGTCCAGGCTCGCCTTGCCGCACAGGCCGCAGGACGAGGTGGTGTAGACGTTCCGCTCCAGCGTGATGTCGGGGATCACGACTCCCGGCGCGGTCCGTACGTCCACCACGTTGTAGGTGTTCGAGCCGTCGACCGTCGCGCCCGCGCAGTACACGATGTTCTGCAGGTCGCTCTGCTCGGCGAGTACGCCCTCGCTGACCAGGAAGCCCGCGGCCAGCGCGAAGTCGTCGCCCGGAGTGCGCATGGTGATGGCGAGGGGCTTGCCGTTGAGCCTGATCTCCAGGGGCTCCTCGGCGACGAGCGTGTCGGGGCGGGTGGAGACGACCCCGTCCCGGATGCGGATCACCTTGCGTCGTTCCGTGACTCGTCCCATGTGTCTCAGTCCCGGTTCTGTACGTGCTGGTAGCCGAAGCGGCCCTTGATGCAGAGGTTGCCGTGGGTCACCGGGTTGTCGTGTGGCGAGGTGACCTTCACGATCTCATTGTCCTGCACGTGGAGAGTGAGGTTGCAGCCCACTCCGCAGTACGCGCACACCGTCGTCGTCTCCGTCTGCGCCGACTCGTCCCAGGTACCCGCCGCGCGCATGTCGAACTCCGACTTGAACGACAGCGCTCCCGTGGGGCACACCTCGATGCAGTTGCCGCAGTACACGCACGCCGAGTCGGTGAGCGGGGCATCGTGCTCGACGGCGATACGGGCGTCGAATCCGCGGCCGGAGACCGAGATCGCGAACGAGTTCTGCCACTGGTCGCCGCAGGCGTCCACGCACTTGTAGCAGAGGATGCACTTGTCGTAGTCGCGCACATACAGATCGTTGTCGACCCTGGGTTCCTCGTCCAGGCGGGCCGCGTCCGGGCCGAAGCGGTCCGGTTTCGCCTCGTACTCCTTGATCCATCCGGCGGCTTGCGGAGTCGTCGACAAGTCGACCGAGGAGGCGAGGAGTTCGAGGACGATCTTGCGGCTGTGGCGGGCCCGTTCCGTGCCGGTGCGGACCTCCATGCCGGGCTCGGCCCTGCGGGAGCAGGCCGGGACCAGGGTGCGCGAGCCCTCGACCTCGACGACGCACACACGGCAGGCGTTCTTGGGCGTGAGCGTGTCGCCCTGGCAGAGGGTCGGCACGTCCTTTCCGGCCGCCCGGCAGGCGTCGAGGATCGTCGAACCCTCGGGCGCCCGCACCGGCTCCCCGTCGATCGTGAACTCCAGCAGCCGGCGCGGGATCCCCAGCGGTGTCACGGTCATTCGTACGCCCCCAGACGGTCGATGGCGGATTCCACGGCATTCCACGCGGTCTGGCCCAGGCCGCAGATCGAGGCGTCCCGCATCGCGCGGCCGACCTCCCTGAGGAGGGCGATGTCGTCGGCGGCGGCCGCGCCCGTGCGCTCCGCGATCCGGTGCAGCGCCTCCTGTTGCCGCACGGTCCCGACCCGGCACGGCACGCACTGCCCGCACGACTCGTCGCGGAAGAACTCGGCGATGCGCAGGAGGAGCCGGGGGAGCGGGACCGTGTCGTCGAAGGCCATGACGACGCCGGAGCCGAGCGTGGTGCCCGCCTCCCGGGTGCCTTCGAAGGTCAGCGGAATGTCCAGTTCGTCCGGCCGTACGAAGCCGCCGGCCGCCCCGCCGAGGAGCACCGCCCGCAGCCGCGGCCGCACCCCGGACAGCTCCAGCAGGTCGCCGAGCGTGGCGCCGAACGGCAGCTCGTAGATCCCCGGGCGGTCCACGCTCCCCGACACGCAGAACAGCTTCGGCCCGGTGGAGCGGCCGGTCCCGATCGCCGCGTACGCGGGGGCGCCCATGGTCAGGATCGGCAGGACGTTGACCAGGGTCTCCACGTTGTTCTCGACAGTGGGCTTGCCGAACAGGCCCTTCTCCACCGGGAAGGGCGGCTTGGAGCGCGGTTCACCCCGATAGCCCTCGATGGAGTTGAACAGGGCCGTCTCCTCGCCACAGATGTAGGCGCCCGCACCGCGCCGGATCTCGATGTCGAAGGCGTAACCCTGGCCGAGGACGTCGTCGCCGAGGAAGCCACGCGCGCGTGCCTGCGTGATCGCGTGCTCCAGGCGGCGCAGGGCCCGCGGATACTCGCCGCGCAGATACACGTGGCCGTGGTGGGCGCCGGTCGCGTACGCGGCGATCGTCATCGCCTCCACCAGCGCGTACGGGTCGCCCTCCAGGATCACGCGGTCCTTGAAGGTGCCCGGCTCGGACTCGTCGGCGTTGCACACCAGGTAGTGGGGCCGGTCGGGCTGGGACGCCGTGGCCTGCCATTTGCGGCCGGTGGGGAAGGCGGCACCGCCACGCCCGACCAGGCCGGAGTCGGTGACCTCGCGGATGACTCCGGCGGGGCCGAGCTCGAAGGCCCGGCGCAGGGCGGTGTAACCGCCGTGGGCGCGATAGTCGTCGAGGGACGACGGGTCCACGACACCGACACGGCTCAGCAGCACCAGGCCGTCCTGTCCTGCCTGCGGTACGGCCGCCCCGGCCGGCGGTTCCTCCGGCGCCGAGTCGGGCGCGCTCGCAGCGACAACGGCCTCCCGCACGGTCGACGGCGCCGACACCGCCGTACGCACCGGATCGCCCGACCTGATCGCGAGCGCCGCCGGAGCCCGCTCGCACAGGCCGAGGCAGGGGCTGCGCTCGACACTCACCCCGCTGCCGGGGCCCAGCCGTGCCTCGACCCCCGCACACAGCTCGGACGCCCCGGCCGCCGTGCACGCCAGGTCCGTGCACACGTGGAGGACGGTGGTGGGGCGCGGGGCGACCGAGAACATCGCGTAGAAGGTGGCGACCCCGTACGCCTCTGCCGGTGGCACGGTCAGCCGCCGGCACAGGTAGCCGAG
It encodes:
- the fdhD gene encoding formate dehydrogenase accessory sulfurtransferase FdhD, with product MGRVTERRKVIRIRDGVVSTRPDTLVAEEPLEIRLNGKPLAITMRTPGDDFALAAGFLVSEGVLAEQSDLQNIVYCAGATVDGSNTYNVVDVRTAPGVVIPDITLERNVYTTSSCGLCGKASLDAVRTTARWPIADTPPVRVEPELLASLPDRLRAAQRVFDRTGGLHAAALFTEDGELLDIREDVGRHNAVDKLVGRALQNGDLPLSRTILLVSGRASFELAQKAVMAGIPLLAAVSAPSSLAVDLAAETGLTLVGFLRGSSMNVYAGEDRIALRTAAAQG
- a CDS encoding NADH-ubiquinone oxidoreductase-F iron-sulfur binding region domain-containing protein, which codes for MDLHFGDSKPTDDERAAVDALLGLPESSWEGADRSDADLRWARGGRAARNRRDLLLPGLHAINDRVGWISEGALGYLCRRLTVPPAEAYGVATFYAMFSVAPRPTTVLHVCTDLACTAAGASELCAGVEARLGPGSGVSVERSPCLGLCERAPAALAIRSGDPVRTAVSAPSTVREAVVAASAPDSAPEEPPAGAAVPQAGQDGLVLLSRVGVVDPSSLDDYRAHGGYTALRRAFELGPAGVIREVTDSGLVGRGGAAFPTGRKWQATASQPDRPHYLVCNADESEPGTFKDRVILEGDPYALVEAMTIAAYATGAHHGHVYLRGEYPRALRRLEHAITQARARGFLGDDVLGQGYAFDIEIRRGAGAYICGEETALFNSIEGYRGEPRSKPPFPVEKGLFGKPTVENNVETLVNVLPILTMGAPAYAAIGTGRSTGPKLFCVSGSVDRPGIYELPFGATLGDLLELSGVRPRLRAVLLGGAAGGFVRPDELDIPLTFEGTREAGTTLGSGVVMAFDDTVPLPRLLLRIAEFFRDESCGQCVPCRVGTVRQQEALHRIAERTGAAAADDIALLREVGRAMRDASICGLGQTAWNAVESAIDRLGAYE
- a CDS encoding 2Fe-2S iron-sulfur cluster-binding protein is translated as MTVTPLGIPRRLLEFTIDGEPVRAPEGSTILDACRAAGKDVPTLCQGDTLTPKNACRVCVVEVEGSRTLVPACSRRAEPGMEVRTGTERARHSRKIVLELLASSVDLSTTPQAAGWIKEYEAKPDRFGPDAARLDEEPRVDNDLYVRDYDKCILCYKCVDACGDQWQNSFAISVSGRGFDARIAVEHDAPLTDSACVYCGNCIEVCPTGALSFKSEFDMRAAGTWDESAQTETTTVCAYCGVGCNLTLHVQDNEIVKVTSPHDNPVTHGNLCIKGRFGYQHVQNRD